One Dioscorea cayenensis subsp. rotundata cultivar TDr96_F1 chromosome 17, TDr96_F1_v2_PseudoChromosome.rev07_lg8_w22 25.fasta, whole genome shotgun sequence DNA window includes the following coding sequences:
- the LOC120280843 gene encoding uncharacterized protein LOC120280843 isoform X2 produces MTLLLSLWLDGSILEMPEVFDIAPCEDGYRMGFLIGQRFSSLIRSRAARDVILQEQLLPFAQTPPGRELLEALSINNKQAYPRYWDEMLGMAEGSGVPFLEIKLVNFRKELLPFVQMQGGPREAVGGEDCSDVLVVNDSLAVAAHNEDANVALVGHTYLVRVVLPNGLSFTAYTYAGELPSCAFGFNRNGLAFTLNAVPPAETEIMAGGIGRNFISRDLLEAAGLDDALIRIRSANASVGHSYNLVDVRNRKILNVETASGNRISVHEVGATPFFHANMYLHLQVQQVPNESSLSRQRRAAQLSAKSKAEILSVLGDSADEKCPIYMTGPMLHTLCTVLIDLDQQVLSIHEGNPKKGEVICAFPIVRK; encoded by the exons ATGACTTTGCTGCTATCTTTGTGGTTGGATGGTTCAATCTTGGAGATGCCAGAAGTGTTCGACATTGCACCATGCGAAGACGGTTACCGAATGGGCTTCCTCATAGGCCAGAGATTCTCCAGTTTAATTAGAAGCAGGGCGGCACGAGACGTCATCCTGCAAGAGCAGCTCCTTCCCTTCGCGCAAACACCACCGGGAAGAGAACTTCTTGAAGCACTCTCTATTAACAATAAACAAGCCTACCCAAGGTACTGGGATGAAATGCTTGGCATGGCTGAAGGCAGTGGGGTACCGTTTCTCGAA ATTAAATTGGTGAACTTCAGAAAGGAATTGTTACCATTTGTTCAAATGCAAGGAGGGCCACGAGAGGCGGTCGGTGGAGAAGACTGTTCTGATGTTCTTGTTGTGAATGATTCCCTGGCTGTTGCTGCACATAATGAAGATGCAAATGTGGCTTTAGTTGGTCATAC CTATTTGGTGAGGGTGGTATTACCAAATGGACTATCTTTTACTGCTTACACTTATGCTGGTGAACTCCCAAGTTGTGCTTTTGGCTTCAACAGAAATGGACTG GCATTCACGCTTAATGCAGTACCCCCAGCAGAGACAGAGATCATGGCTGGAGGAATTGGCAGGAACTTCATATCACGAGATCTATTAGAAGCAGCAGGACTTGACGATGCATTAATT AGAATCCGCTCAGCAAATGCTTCCGTTGGACACAGCTACAACCTGGTGGATGTGAGAAACCGCAAAATATTGAATGTAGAAACTGCATCAGGAAATAGGATTTCAGTCCATGAAGTGGGGGCAACACCTTTCTTCCATGCAAACATGTATCTCCACCTTCAAGTGCAGCAG GTACCAAATGAGAGTTCTCTAAGCAGACAAAGACGAGCAGCTCAACTTTCAGCAAAGTCTAAAGCCGAAATATTATCAGTTCTCGGAGATTCCGCAGATGAAAAATGCCCCATCTACATGACAG GTCCAATGCTGCATACGCTTTGCACTGTGCTGATTGATTTAGATCAACAAGTACTGTCCATACATGAAGGCAACCCAAAAAAAGGAGAAGTCATTTGTGCTTTCCCCATTGTCAGAAAGTAA
- the LOC120281039 gene encoding uncharacterized protein LOC120281039, whose protein sequence is MCHGLLLFWRALSSERRRLREMAAAAAATFRWVLQLHRDVPRAARFYSEGLDFTVNVCTLRWAELQSGPLKLALMHSSSDIVSQKGYSSMLSFTVTDINSSVTKLMALGAELDGPIKYEIHGKVAALRCIDGHMLGLHEPA, encoded by the exons ATGTg tcATGGCCTCTTGCTATTTTGGCGAGCTTTGAGCTCAGAGCGGAGAAGACTAAGAGAgatggcggcggcggcggcggcgacgTTCCGGTGGGTGCTCCAGCTGCACAGGGACGTGCCGAGGGCCGCTCGCTTCTATTCCGAGGGCCTCGATTTCACCGTCAATGTCTGCACTCTACGATGGGCCGAGCTCCAATCCGGTCCGCTCAAGCTCGCTCTCATGCATTCCTCTAG TGACATTGTCTCTCAGAAGGGTTATTCTTCTATGTTATCATTCACTGTGACCGACATAAACAGCTCAGTAACAAAATTGATGGCATTAGGAGCTGAACTTGATGGAcctattaaatatgaaattcaCGGCAAG GTTGCTGCATTGCGTTGCATTGATGGGCACATGTTGGGCCTCCATGAGCCTGCATGA
- the LOC120280843 gene encoding uncharacterized protein LOC120280843 isoform X1: protein MTLLLSLWLDGSILEMPEVFDIAPCEDGYRMGFLIGQRFSSLIRSRAARDVILQEQLLPFAQTPPGRELLEALSINNKQAYPRYWDEMLGMAEGSGVPFLEIKLVNFRKELLPFVQMQGGPREAVGGEDCSDVLVVNDSLAVAAHNEDANVALVGHTYLVRVVLPNGLSFTAYTYAGELPSCAFGFNRNGLAFTLNAVPPAETEIMAGGIGRNFISRDLLEAAGLDDALIRIRSANASVGHSYNLVDVRNRKILNVETASGNRISVHEVGATPFFHANMYLHLQVQQASPMKVPNESSLSRQRRAAQLSAKSKAEILSVLGDSADEKCPIYMTGPMLHTLCTVLIDLDQQVLSIHEGNPKKGEVICAFPIVRK from the exons ATGACTTTGCTGCTATCTTTGTGGTTGGATGGTTCAATCTTGGAGATGCCAGAAGTGTTCGACATTGCACCATGCGAAGACGGTTACCGAATGGGCTTCCTCATAGGCCAGAGATTCTCCAGTTTAATTAGAAGCAGGGCGGCACGAGACGTCATCCTGCAAGAGCAGCTCCTTCCCTTCGCGCAAACACCACCGGGAAGAGAACTTCTTGAAGCACTCTCTATTAACAATAAACAAGCCTACCCAAGGTACTGGGATGAAATGCTTGGCATGGCTGAAGGCAGTGGGGTACCGTTTCTCGAA ATTAAATTGGTGAACTTCAGAAAGGAATTGTTACCATTTGTTCAAATGCAAGGAGGGCCACGAGAGGCGGTCGGTGGAGAAGACTGTTCTGATGTTCTTGTTGTGAATGATTCCCTGGCTGTTGCTGCACATAATGAAGATGCAAATGTGGCTTTAGTTGGTCATAC CTATTTGGTGAGGGTGGTATTACCAAATGGACTATCTTTTACTGCTTACACTTATGCTGGTGAACTCCCAAGTTGTGCTTTTGGCTTCAACAGAAATGGACTG GCATTCACGCTTAATGCAGTACCCCCAGCAGAGACAGAGATCATGGCTGGAGGAATTGGCAGGAACTTCATATCACGAGATCTATTAGAAGCAGCAGGACTTGACGATGCATTAATT AGAATCCGCTCAGCAAATGCTTCCGTTGGACACAGCTACAACCTGGTGGATGTGAGAAACCGCAAAATATTGAATGTAGAAACTGCATCAGGAAATAGGATTTCAGTCCATGAAGTGGGGGCAACACCTTTCTTCCATGCAAACATGTATCTCCACCTTCAAGTGCAGCAG GCTTCTCCAATGAAGGTACCAAATGAGAGTTCTCTAAGCAGACAAAGACGAGCAGCTCAACTTTCAGCAAAGTCTAAAGCCGAAATATTATCAGTTCTCGGAGATTCCGCAGATGAAAAATGCCCCATCTACATGACAG GTCCAATGCTGCATACGCTTTGCACTGTGCTGATTGATTTAGATCAACAAGTACTGTCCATACATGAAGGCAACCCAAAAAAAGGAGAAGTCATTTGTGCTTTCCCCATTGTCAGAAAGTAA
- the LOC120280511 gene encoding uncharacterized protein At5g41620 — protein sequence MERGKGFVVGNDEEEDDDQKQEEEEEEEEKDRKEFLGVKLRKRSSVSKKAGPCTPVPNWKLDPGPSALCADDQRPPIAGASARKLGANLWEIQDALRLPRMSRKSGRVHRRKDGLLLDDVDRPRSASSPRRRASVSVAQHHKLIERGSRAMQAVSPASYSSSMEVTPFNQVVTPGGSLDFKGRFQDSRYSLKTSAELLKVLNRIWSLEEQHTSNLSLVKALKMELQHARSRIEELMEEQQAYRHEMDDLMKQITEDKLVRKSREHDRFKAAIQSIRDELDDERRLRRRSESLHRKLGKELSEVKTAFAKAVKDLERQRKANVLLEDLCDEFAKGIGEYEHEVRQLKQKSEKGSDKKFDRLVLHMSEAWLDERLQMKIADEHGELDDKDSILDRLSGEIKSFIQARRSNSSKNEIAFPEDGRKESALRRHSLESVYLNGAGSAPQEAEDDDSMASDLHCFELDMTVNDNESHRHLKQNGRNLEDHEFSRTSNFSGKKPDCSEKVKGQKSSCSCSCSCLQIRPEEEKDMTKLCNNGSKTQLVDPEIGADPGQIESIVSEKLDICQVREGVQEMKPNLVDNMMKNPSESSEGCKIHPYNDHGEESHNYLSRRGHFGPVSLDDVSGDFCISSPVQQWNYRPKSPEFEIAECPSSLPQGVKENTLKAKLLEARLEGKHARLKALKGSSLGVKRRDT from the exons ATGGAACGAGGAAAAGGGTTTGTTGTTgggaatgatgaagaagaagatgatgatcaaaagcaggaggaggaggaggaggaggaggagaaggatcGAAAGGAGTTTCTTGGTGTCAAATTGAGGAAGAGATCCAGTGTGAGCAAAAAGGCCGGACCTTGTACTCCTGTGCCAAATTGGAAGCTTGATCCTGGTCCTTCTGCTCTTTGTGCCGACGACCAGAGGCCGCCGATCGCTGGTGCTTCGGCCAGGAAGCTTGGAGCTAATCTTTGGGAGATCCAGGATGCGTTGCGGCTTCCTCGGATGAGTAGGAAGAGTGGGAGGGTGCACCGGCGCAAGGATGGATTGTTGCTTGATGATGTGGATCGG CCTCGAAGTGCTAGCAGTCCAAGGAGGCGTGCCTCAGTTTCTGTAGCTCAGCaccataaattaattgaaagggGTAGCAGGGCCATGCAAGCTGTATCGCCTGCAAGTTATAGCAGCTCTATGGAG GTTACCCCTTTCAATCAAGTGGTTACTCCTGGTGGTTCTTTGGATTTTAAGGGAAGGTTTCAAGACTCAAGATATAGCCTAAAGACATCGGCTGAATTGCTGAAGGTGTTGAATAGGATATGGAGCCTAGAAGAACAACACACGTCAAATTTATCATTGGTTAAAGCATTGAAAATGGAGCTGCAACATGCTCGGTCACGCATTGAGGAGCTGATGGAAGAGCAGCAAGCATATCGCCATGAAATGGATGATCTGATGAAGCAAATTACAGAAGACAAATTAGTCAGAAAGAGTAGGGAACATGACAGATTCAAAGCGGCAATTCAGTCAATTAGAGATGAGCTTGATGATGAGAGGAGACTCAGGAGACGGTCAGAGAGTTTACATCGGAAGTTGGGTAAAGAGTTGTCTGAAGTAAAGACTGCATTTGCAAAGGCTGTGAAAGATCTGGAGAGACAGAGAAAAGCTAATGTTTTGTTAGAGGATCTATGTGATGAGTTTGCCAAGGGAATAGGGGAGTATGAGCATGAAGTGCGACAATTAAAGCAAAAATCTGAAAAAGGAAGTGATAAAAAGTTTGATCGATTGGTCCTACATATGTCAGAAGCATGGTTAGATGAACGATTGCAGATGAAAATCGCTGACGAACATGGAGAGTTGGATGATAAGGATAGCATACTAGACAGATTAAGTGGTGAAATTAAGTCCTTTATTCAAGCTAGACGATCTAATAGCTCGAAGAATGAAATAGCGTTTCCTGAAGATGGAAGAAAGGAGAGTGCTCTGCGCCGACATTCACTAGAATCTGTTTACTTGAATGGCGCTGGCAGTGCACCGCAGGAAGCTGAAGATGATGACTCTATGGCCAGTGACTTGCATTGCTTTGAGCTGGATATGACTGTTAATGATAATGAAAGCCATCGTCATTTGAAACAAAATGGCAGAAACTTAGAAGATCATGAATTCTCAAGGACATCAAATTTTTCTGGTAAAAAGCCAGACTGTTCTGAAAAAGTCAAAGGACAAAAATCATCCTGCTCCTGCTCCTGCTCCTGCCTGCAAATTCGTcccgaagaagaaaaagatatgACCAAGTTATGCAACAATGGAAGCAAGACGCAACTTGTTGATCCTGAAATTGGAGCGGATCCCGGTCAGATTGAATCAATCGTGTCCGAGAAACTAGATATTTGCCAAGTCCGAGAAGGTGTACAGGAAATGAAGCCGAACTTGGTTGATAACATGATGAAAAACCCATCAGAGAGTTCTGAAGGTTGTAAGATTCATCCTTACAACGATCATGGTGAAGAGTCCCACAATTATCTCTCTCGACGGGGTCATTTTGGACCGGTCAGTCTGGATGATGTTTCAGGAGATTTCTGCATATCCAGTCCAGTGCAACAATGGAATTATCGACCAAAATCACCGGAGTTTGAGATAGCCGAATGCCCGTCAAGCTTACCTCAAGGAGTGAAAGAAAACACATTGAAGGCGAAATTACTCGAAGCAAGGCTTGAGGGGAAGCACGCTCGCTTGAAAGCTCTGAAAGGGTCTTCTCTTGGTGTAAAAAGGCGAGATACATAG
- the LOC120280512 gene encoding phosphatidylinositol 4-phosphate 5-kinase 10-like encodes MLLPLRSLLSRYLGEWKMGLSGPDYSSHDFKTTTTTSIRLAMDGSSSLAVTFTDFELINYCPDVFRSLQDFAKVNSDAYMLSVYGNETLRKIASPWKCSSPIHFSQDHKFIIKIIRKSEMKVFLDMLPKYYGHARKYPNTLLTKIFGLHVVKPVEGPKVRFVVTGNILNSNLCIHKRFNLKGSSQGRGLTKGVGDDNAMYKDVDLDVVFHLDRTTRAKLLEQIMHDCDFLEGIGVMDYSLLVGMHIRRASNSDLLPRDQSPCNVGSVDTKRKRSDSHSSVQSDYDQDLSSTSDMQSNYSYEEHDDRLGVRTLAHAVKIQKIESGGLTIFRNTGKEEPSDVILYFEIIDILQGYNMVKRVEHVFKSLQFDAQSISAVNPNYYSTRFQDFLSKVFPENHSLL; translated from the exons ATGCTTCTTCCTCTTAGAAGTTTGTTGAGTAG GTATCTTGGGGAGTGGAAGATGGGGCTTTCGGGGCCAGACTATTCAAGTCATGACTTCAAAACCACTACAACAACTTCCATAAGACTAGCTATGGATGGCTCATCAAGTCTAGCAGTGACTTTTACTGATTTTGAGCTGATTAATTACTGCCCAGATGTATTCAG GTCCCTTCAGGATTTTGCGAAGGTTAATTCTGATGCTTACATGCTTTCTGTATATGGCAATGAAACTTTGAGGAAGATTGCTTCTCCTTGGAAATGCAGCAGCCCTATCCACTTCTCACAAGATCATAAGTTCATTATAAAGATCATTCGCAAATCTGAGATGAAG gTTTTCTTAGATATGCTGCCAAAATATTATGGCCACGCTAGAAAATATCCTAACACTTTACTTACAAAAATATTTGGGCTTCATGTTGTCAAACCAGTTGAAGGGCCAAAG GTTCGTTTTGTTGTGACGGGGAATATACTTAACTCAAATCTATGCATTCACAAGCGATTCAATCTCAAAGGTTCTTCCCAAGGCCGTGGTCTCACCAAGGGAGTAGGTGATGACAATGCTATGTACAAGGATGTAGACCTGGATGTTGTTTTCCATCTTGATAGAACAACACGAGCGAAACTTTTAGA ACAAATAATGCATGACTGTGACTTCCTGGAAGGAATTGGTGTCATGGATTACAGTCTCTTGGTGGGAATGCATATACGTCGTGCTTCAAATAGTGATTTGCTTCCTAGAG ATCAAAGCCCGTGTAATGTAGGATCTGTTGATACCAAAAGAAAGCGATCAGACAGCCACAGCTCAGTACAAAGTGATTACGATCAAGATTTGTCTTCTACAAGTGACATGCAATCGAATTATTCGTATGAAGA ACATGATGACAGACTTGGAGTGCGAACTCTGGCCCATGCAGTAAAAATTCAGAAGATCGAAAGCGGGGGATTAACAATTTTTCGTAATACAGGAAAGGAAGAACCAAGTGATGTGATTCTATACTTTGAAATTATCGATATTTTGCAAGGATACAACATGGTGAAACGTGTGGAGCATGTGTTCAAGTCTCTGCAATTCGATGCACAGTCAATCTCGGCAGTTAATCCGAACTATTATTCGACTCGGTTTCAAGATTTCTTATCCAAAGTTTTCCCTGAAAATCACTCTCTTCTTTAA